TGCAGCAGCAGCTCTCGGCCTCGGTGCTCTCGGTTCTGCCCTTGGTTGCGGTACCGCTGGTATGTCTGCAATCACCGTCTGGAAGAAGGCTTACGCTCAGGGCAAGAGTGCTCTCTTCACTCTCCTTGTGTTCGTGGGTGCTCCCATTTCCCAGACCATTTACGGCATGCTCCTGATGAACTTCATCCTGGGTGCTGCAAATGCAGAAAACTTCAACAACTGGGCAGCTTGCCTCGGTGCCGGTATCTTCGGCGGCCTGGGCATGATGGCTTCCGCATGGTTCCAGGGTAAGGCTGGTGCTGTTGCTTGTGACGCTTTGGGCGAAACCGGCAAGGGCATGGTGAACTACCTGATAGTTCTCGGTGTGGTCGAAACCGTTGCCCT
The nucleotide sequence above comes from Fibrobacter sp. UWR4. Encoded proteins:
- a CDS encoding V-type ATP synthase subunit K (produces ATP from ADP in the presence of a proton gradient across the membrane; the K subunit is a nonenzymatic component which binds the dimeric form by interacting with the G and E subunits), whose translation is MLDHETMVTLGKMGAAAALGLGALGSALGCGTAGMSAITVWKKAYAQGKSALFTLLVFVGAPISQTIYGMLLMNFILGAANAENFNNWAACLGAGIFGGLGMMASAWFQGKAGAVACDALGETGKGMVNYLIVLGVVETVALFVMVFATQTFA